A single genomic interval of Amblyomma americanum isolate KBUSLIRL-KWMA chromosome 11, ASM5285725v1, whole genome shotgun sequence harbors:
- the LOC144111119 gene encoding uncharacterized protein LOC144111119 — MGRRPLKYKTARAYGTCKRKSPMVKKKKSSASITSDVQRTDEVTGSQASTSCAATTVGGAAPEPLPSTSHADETSCANTGDSSELSTSRSASPEASSDEGTARVAGSLGTSRDDATPCTSTGRTIQAHLEPRFVSETSSDEGTAHVAGPLGTSHDDATPSTSTRRTIQAHLEPRFVSPEASQEAAAKVQAKLSAVPATARKMELTGGGEALATTEQTDEFVVVQVTALSALLENAKCQQCSQPGLSVQLGTRFGLAAQLELTCALCGTVAKEWSSPRKEGRRIFYVNLRAIQAVKSIGKGATALNDFWSIMNVSQRGLYHKTFQKHLKSEFRLASETAAAKNFSDAVAAVRTVYSEMDPTFNNNITVVYDGTWLTRGHTSHIGVGTVIGFYTGLVLDCVVLSNRCHGCTMGPKEGNDGYQEWKASHICQKKNTDVKSGRMEVEASLILFRRSLQKHGLRYTNIVCDGDSRTFLALCEDKTYGFIPFTKEDCVNHVKKRMGTALRALVTKSKKGRPIGGKGGLTQALIKKLTNYYGKALHDHDNVEDMQKAVMATFYHVTSTDERPRHKLCPQGPQSWCQHQAAEAEGKPLPSHKYQLARHVTDALLPVYRRLSDVQLLSRCLGKKTQNAAESFIQ; from the coding sequence AtgggtcggcgacctctgaagtacAAGACGGCGCGTGCCTATGGCACCTGTAAGCGAAAATCGCCgatggtgaagaagaagaagtcgtCTGCTTCAATTACTTCTGATGTGCAGCGCACTGACGAAGTTACGGGCTCGCAGGCGAGTACTTCGTGCGCGGCTACGACAGTTGGTGGCGCCGCTCCAGAGCCGCTGCCGAGCACTTCACACGCGGACGAAACATCGTGTGCGAACACGGGGGACTCTTCTGAACTTTCTACTTCGCGCTCAGCATCGCCGGAagcatcaagtgatgaaggcaccgcgcgtgTCGCGGGTTCTCTCGGCACTTCACGCGATGACGCCACGCCGTgcacgagcaccgggcgcaccattcaggcacacctggagccgcgttttgtgtcggaaacatcaagtgatgaaggcaccgcgcatgtcgcgggtcctcttggcacttcacacgacgacgccacgccatccacgagcaccaggcgcactattcaggcgcacctggagccacgTTTTGTGTCGCCAGAAGCATCGCAGGAAGCCGCCGCGAAAGTGCAAGCAAAGCTGAGTGCCGTGCCCGCGACCGCGCGCAAAATGGAACTGACGGGTGGCGGCGAGGCGCTTGCTACTACAGAACAAACGGATGAGTTTGTTGTTGTGCAAGTCACGGCCCTAAGCGCGCTTCTCGAGAATGCCAAGTGCCAGCAGTGCTCTCAGCCAGGACTTTCGGTTCAGCTGGGAACAAGGTTTGGGTTGGCAGCACAATTGGAGCTAACATGCGCTTTGTGCGGTACCGTCGCAAAGGAGTGGTCATCACCGCGGAAAGAAGGCCGCAGAATTTTTTATGTTAACTTGAGGGCTATACAAGCTGTAAAAAGCATTGGCAAAGGAGCAACAGCTTTGAATGATTTCTGGTCGATAATGAATGTGTCTCAAAGAGGGTTATACCACAAGACATTTCAAAAACATCTGAAATCTGAATTCCGACTGGCCAGTGAGACGGCTGCTGccaaaaatttttctgatgcTGTGGCAGCTGTGCGCACTGTTTACAGCGAGATGGACCCtacctttaataataatattacagTTGTCTACGATGGGACATGGTTGACACGTGGCCACACGTCCCACATAGGTGTTGGTACCGTCATTGGGTTTTACACAGGACTGGTGCTCGACTGTGTCGTACTTTCAAATCGGTGCCACGGATGCACGATGGGCCCCAAAGAAGGAAATGACGGTTATCAAGAGTGGAAAGCATCCCacatctgccaaaaaaaaaacactgatgtTAAATCTGGCAGAATGGAAGTTGAAGCGTCCTTAATCTTATTTAGAAGGTCCCTTCAAAAGCATGGTTTGCGATACACAAACATTGTTTGTGATGGGGACAGTAGAACCTTCTTGGCCCTCTGCGAAGACAAGACATATGGTTTTATCCCCTTCACAAAGGAGGATTGTGTCAATCATGTCAAGAAAAGGATGGGCACAGCCCTGCGTGCCCTTGTCACGAAAAGCAAAAAGGGTCGGCCTATTGGTGGGAAAGGTGGCCTCACTCAGGCTTTAATTAAGAAGTTAACAAATTATTATGGCAAGGCCCTGCACGATCACGACAACGTTGAGGACATGCAGAAAGCTGTGATGGCAACTTTTTATCACGTAACATCTACCGATGAACGCCCACGTCACAAGCTTTGCCCCCAAGGACCACAGAGTTGGTGCCAACACCAGGCTGCAGAAGCAGAGGGCAAACCTCTGCCCTCCCACAAGTACCAGCTTGCAAGGCATGTCACAGATGCATTGTTGCCTGTTTATCGGCGGCTATCGGATGTCCAGCTCCTCAGCCGTTGTCTGGggaaaaaaacccagaatgcggCTGAAAGCTTCATTCAGTAA